GAGCGAGTCGGTCTTGTTGTTGGCGTCGCCGGTGTAGCCGCCGCCACGCGTCGCGTCGGTCAGCGTGAAGCCGCCGGTCGCGGTCGACGTCTGGAGCGGCACGGTCCCGCTGTACAGGCTCTTGCCGTCACCGGTCGCGGTCTCGATGTGCTGCTCGCTGACCAGCTTCGCGCCGGTCAGGGCGTCCACGGTCGTCGTGATGCGGCTCGGCGTACCGTCGGCCTGGGTGCCGACCGCCGTGACCAGGTAGGCCAGCCGCGGCGCGCCCTTGCGGGCCTCGATCACCAGGCTCGGCTTGCCGTCGGTCTTCAGGCCCTTGGCGAGCGCCTTCGTGGCCGCGGTCGCGCTGCTGACCTTCGGCGTACGGGCGACGTTCGCGCTCCTGCCCAGCGAGAGGCTGGCGCCCTTGAAGGCGCCGTCCTTGGCCTGGTGGACGACCACGTCGCCGCCGAGAACCGGGAGGCCCCCGATGGTGCGGTCCATCCGGACGTGGCTGGAGCCGTCCTTGTCGACGATCACGTCCTTGACCACGAACGCGTCGGCCGTCGTGGCCCGCAACGTGGTCAGGTTGCTGCTGATCGCCTCCTTGGCCTTGGCAACGGCGGCGGCGGGCGTGGGGACAGGGGATGCCGTTGGCGCACCGGTTGCTGTGGTGGCACTGGTCAGTCCGAGGGCGGTAGTGGTCACCACTGCGGTGGCAGCGGCGATCAGGGCGGATCTATTCATCCTCGCGCTCCTTGTCAGGTGTCCCGGGGGCCTCACGCCCCAGGAACGAGGTGCAGGAACGTTACCGCCCGGTCACCTACCGTGGCCAGAGGTCGAGAAAAGTTGCCTTTCCCGTGTGCCCAACGGAAATTCTGCGGATTTGTCCGGCGGGGGCGATACGGTCACCGCATGGCGAAGAGCACAGCGGTGATGCTCACCGTGGGGGACCGGGAGGTCCGGGTGTCCAGCCCCGATCGGGTGGCCTACGAGGCGACCGACTGGGCTCCGGAGGTCACCAAACTGCAGGTCTGCGAGTACTTCACCGCGGTCGCTCCCGCGTTCATGCGGGCGTCGGGCGACCGTCCGGTCGCGCTGGAACGCTGGCCCGGTGGATGGCGCGAAGGTATGACGCTGTCGGTGGACGCGACCGGTCGCCAGACGGGCGACGGCTTCTACTCGAAGCGGCTCCCCAAGGGCGCGCCCGACTGGCTCGAGACCTGCCGCGTACTGACCCCGAACGGACGCCCGATCGACGAGCTGTGCCTGAGCGAGCCCGCCGCCGCGGTGTGGGCCGCACAGATGGGCACGCTGACCTTCCACCCGTGGGCCGTTCGCAAGGACGATCTCGACCAGCCCGACGAACTGCGCATCGACCTCGATCCCCAGCCCGGTGCGACCTTCGCCGATGCCCGGCGGGTGGCCGACGTCGCCCGCGAACTCCTCGAGGAGCTGGGCCTGCGGGCGTATCCGAAGACCAGCGGCAACCGCGGCATCCACATCTACGTGCGGATCCGGCCGGAGTGGAGCTTCGACGAGGTCCGGCACGCCGCGATCGGCCTCGGCCGCGAGCTCGAACGCCGCGACGACGGCGTGACCACCGCCTGGTGGAAGGAGGAACGCGGCGAGGCCTCGATCTTCCTGGACTTCAACCAGAACCTCCGCGACCGCACCGTCGCGGGCGCCTGGTCGCTCCGGCCGCGGCCGGGTGCGCCGGTGAGTACGCCGATGACCTGGGAGCGGCTCGCCGAGGTCGACGATCCGCGGGCGTTCAATCTGCACACGGTCCCGGAGTACCTCGCCGACGGCGATCCGTGGGCGGACATGGACGACACGGCGTACCCGCTGGAGCCGTTGCTGCGGCTCTGGGAAGAGCTTCCCGGCGGTGAGCTGAACTTCCCGCCGGACTACCCGAAGATGCCGGGGGAGCCGCCGCGGGTCCAGCCGAGCAAGAAGGTCGCCGAGCACTGGGACGAGCAGGGCAACCGAATCCCTGACTGACACTTTGAAGGACTGTCTCGTCGGATGGGTGTCAAACGCTCATTCGCTAGGAGATACCTGTTATGGACACTCGTCTGGACCTGTTCACCAACCCCGTCCTCACCAAGTTCATCAAGCACCTGAACAGCGCGGCCCGGGTCGCGACCACGGTCGGGGTCCCACTGGCCACGCTCGAGCTGGTCGAGCTACGGGTCAGCCAGATCAACGGCTGCGCGTACTGCGTCGACATGCACTCGAAGGATCTCGCGCACCACGGCGAGACCTCGGTCCGGATCAACCTTGTTGCGACGTGGCGCGAAGCCACCGTCTACACCGAGGCCGAGCGCGCCGCGCTCGCGCTGGCGGAAGCCGGCACCCGGATCGCCGACGCCGCCGGCGGAGTTGCCGACGACGTGTGGCTGAACGCCACCAAGCACTACAACGAGGAGCAGCTGGGCGCCCTGGTCGCCGCAATCGCAGGCATCAACACCTGGAACCGCCTCAACGTCATCACCCAGCAGCCCGCTGGGGACTACGTGCCCGGCCAGTGGGGCTGAGGCGGGTCAGAAGGTACGCAGGGCGCCGCCGTCGATGGGGATGATGGCGCCCGTGAGATACGACGCTGCGGGGGAGAGGACGAAGGCCGCGACCCGGCCGAACTCGTCGGGGGTCCCGTAGCGGCGCAGTGGGATGGTCTTCTCCGAGGCCCGCCGGGCCACGTCGGGGTCGCCGCCGCGGGCGTCGAGCTCCTTCAGGCGGTCGGTCGCGATGCGGCCCGGCATCAGGCCGTTCACCCGCATCCCGTTCGGTCCGAGCTCGTCGGCGAGCGTCTTCGCCACCATCGCGAGGCCGGGCCGCAGCCCGTTCGAGATCGCCAGGCCGGCGATCGGGGACTTCACCGACGACGAGAGCACGAACGCGATCGAGGTGTCCTCGGTGCCGGCCCGGGCGACCGCGCGAGCGATCCGCAGCCCGCCGAGGAACACGCTGTCGAACGCGGATCGCCAGTCCTCCTCGTCGGTGTCCAGCGCGGTCCCGGCCTTCGGCCCGCCGACGCTGATCAGCGCGCCGTGCAGTTCGCCCCACTTGGCGATCGCGGTCGCGGCCAGCCGCTCCGCACTGTCCGGGTCGGCGTTGTCGACGGGGATCCCGACGACGCTCCCGCCGAGCTCCGTCAGTTCTGCCGCGGCCCGCGCGATCGACTCCTCGTTGCGGCTGGAGATCACCAGCCGGGCGCCTTCGGCGGCAAGCGCCTTGGCAGTGGCGAAGCCGAGTCCGGCACTCGCGCCGGTGACGATGTAGGTGCGATCGCGCAGTCCGAGGTCCACACCACCATCCTGCCCCACCACACCCCGCGGCGCATCTCGTGCCCACGGCAAGAACCGTCGTTGCGCAAGGCAACGAGCTTCAGTCGGAGGCGGCGGCGTGGGCCTCGGGGCGTTCGACGGCTTGTGGCTGCTGCTCCGCGGGCTTGGCGGCGGTCGCCTGCTGCCGGGAGAAGTAGATGAGTCCGCCCAGGGCCAGCAGTGCGAAGAAGAACCACTGCAGCGCGTAGAAGAAGTGCGGCCCGTCGTCGATCTCCGGACCGGGGAACGTGCTGAAGGCCGCGTCGTTCGCCGGCTCCTGCTTGTCCACCGTGACGTAGCCGTCGTACAGGTTCAGACCGAGGACCTTCGCGTAGTCCGGGCCGTTGATGAGTCGCGCCGTACCGTCGTCCGGCGTACCGCCGTTGGTGTGGCCGCCGCGTTCGCTGCGCTGCAGGCGGCCGGTGACGGTCACTTCGCCGGTCGGTACCGCGGGCACGTGGAGCGGCATGAGCTCCGAGCTCTGCCGGGCGAGGAAGCCGCGGTCGACCAGAACCGCCTTCCCGTCCGCGAGCACCAGCGGGGTGACGATCTCGAAGCCGGGCTTGTCCTGGACGTTGCGGTACTTCAGGACGACCTGTTTCGAGGCGTCGTACCGCCCGGAGAGGACGACGGTGCGCCAGGCGTGCTGGTCGCCGACGACGCCCGGCGGACCGAGGATCTGGTCGATCGGGGCCGCCGGGGCGGCCAGGTTCGTCCGGGTCACCGTGTTGCGAGCCTTGCGTTCGTCGAGGCGGTGCAGCTGCCAGCGACCGAGCTCCACGCACACGCCGGCGAGTGCGATGACGGCCAGCGCGGCGACGATCCAGCGGATGTTCATGAGGCGACGCACGTCTCGAACTTAAGCCATGCC
This Kribbella sp. NBC_00482 DNA region includes the following protein-coding sequences:
- a CDS encoding SDR family oxidoreductase encodes the protein MDLGLRDRTYIVTGASAGLGFATAKALAAEGARLVISSRNEESIARAAAELTELGGSVVGIPVDNADPDSAERLAATAIAKWGELHGALISVGGPKAGTALDTDEEDWRSAFDSVFLGGLRIARAVARAGTEDTSIAFVLSSSVKSPIAGLAISNGLRPGLAMVAKTLADELGPNGMRVNGLMPGRIATDRLKELDARGGDPDVARRASEKTIPLRRYGTPDEFGRVAAFVLSPAASYLTGAIIPIDGGALRTF
- a CDS encoding DNA polymerase domain-containing protein is translated as MAKSTAVMLTVGDREVRVSSPDRVAYEATDWAPEVTKLQVCEYFTAVAPAFMRASGDRPVALERWPGGWREGMTLSVDATGRQTGDGFYSKRLPKGAPDWLETCRVLTPNGRPIDELCLSEPAAAVWAAQMGTLTFHPWAVRKDDLDQPDELRIDLDPQPGATFADARRVADVARELLEELGLRAYPKTSGNRGIHIYVRIRPEWSFDEVRHAAIGLGRELERRDDGVTTAWWKEERGEASIFLDFNQNLRDRTVAGAWSLRPRPGAPVSTPMTWERLAEVDDPRAFNLHTVPEYLADGDPWADMDDTAYPLEPLLRLWEELPGGELNFPPDYPKMPGEPPRVQPSKKVAEHWDEQGNRIPD
- a CDS encoding carboxymuconolactone decarboxylase family protein; amino-acid sequence: MDTRLDLFTNPVLTKFIKHLNSAARVATTVGVPLATLELVELRVSQINGCAYCVDMHSKDLAHHGETSVRINLVATWREATVYTEAERAALALAEAGTRIADAAGGVADDVWLNATKHYNEEQLGALVAAIAGINTWNRLNVITQQPAGDYVPGQWG
- a CDS encoding SURF1 family cytochrome oxidase biogenesis protein, with protein sequence MRRLMNIRWIVAALAVIALAGVCVELGRWQLHRLDERKARNTVTRTNLAAPAAPIDQILGPPGVVGDQHAWRTVVLSGRYDASKQVVLKYRNVQDKPGFEIVTPLVLADGKAVLVDRGFLARQSSELMPLHVPAVPTGEVTVTGRLQRSERGGHTNGGTPDDGTARLINGPDYAKVLGLNLYDGYVTVDKQEPANDAAFSTFPGPEIDDGPHFFYALQWFFFALLALGGLIYFSRQQATAAKPAEQQPQAVERPEAHAAASD